In Chitinophaga nivalis, a single genomic region encodes these proteins:
- the purB gene encoding adenylosuccinate lyase → MQLQPLTAISPLDGRYRKQLDELANYFSEFALIRYRVMVEVEYFIALAEQKLFTLPKAKVPALRKIYQEFTIEHAQLIKETEKITNHDVKAVEYFLKNELKNLGLEDKLEWVHFGLTSQDVNNTATPLFWKDAIEQVYMPALANMILVLKKMGQSWMKIPMLARTHGQPASPTILGKEILVFVERLEGQVHLLGQIPFAAKFGGATGNFNAHYVSFPKINWEKFGEKFVNNTLGLQRMKYTTQIEHYDNIAAQFDALKRINTILLDFCRDIWTYISMDYFKQKIKKNEVGSSAMPHKVNPIDFENAEGNLGLANALFEHLSAKLPVSRLQRDLTDSTVLRNLGVPFGHTLLATKSIQKGLDKLILNEAKLREDLENNWAVVAEAIQTVLRRENYPQPYEALKELTRGGEQITQKSMHKFIDGLKISAALKKELKAITPHNYTGLWAL, encoded by the coding sequence ATGCAACTACAACCATTGACTGCCATTTCTCCGCTGGATGGACGCTACCGTAAGCAACTGGACGAGCTGGCCAACTATTTTTCTGAATTTGCGTTGATCCGTTACCGTGTGATGGTAGAGGTGGAATATTTTATTGCACTTGCTGAGCAAAAACTATTTACACTGCCGAAAGCCAAAGTACCGGCCCTGCGTAAAATCTACCAGGAATTTACGATTGAACACGCGCAACTGATCAAGGAAACAGAAAAAATTACCAACCACGACGTGAAAGCGGTGGAATATTTTCTGAAGAATGAATTGAAGAACCTGGGCCTGGAAGACAAACTGGAATGGGTACATTTTGGTCTGACCTCACAGGACGTAAATAATACCGCTACGCCCCTGTTCTGGAAAGATGCTATTGAACAGGTATACATGCCGGCGCTGGCCAACATGATCCTGGTGCTGAAAAAAATGGGACAATCCTGGATGAAAATACCCATGCTGGCCCGTACGCACGGACAACCGGCTTCTCCTACCATCCTTGGTAAGGAAATACTGGTGTTTGTAGAAAGACTGGAAGGACAGGTACACCTGCTGGGACAAATTCCTTTCGCCGCCAAATTCGGAGGCGCTACCGGTAACTTCAATGCCCACTACGTATCTTTCCCTAAAATCAACTGGGAGAAATTCGGAGAAAAATTTGTCAATAATACCCTGGGCCTGCAACGGATGAAGTATACCACGCAGATCGAACATTATGACAATATCGCCGCACAGTTTGATGCCCTGAAACGGATCAATACTATTCTGCTGGACTTCTGCCGCGACATATGGACATACATTTCCATGGACTACTTCAAACAGAAAATCAAAAAGAATGAAGTAGGTTCTTCTGCCATGCCGCATAAAGTAAATCCGATTGACTTTGAAAACGCAGAAGGTAACCTCGGTCTGGCGAATGCCCTGTTTGAGCACCTGAGTGCCAAATTACCGGTATCCCGCCTGCAACGCGATCTGACCGATTCCACAGTGCTGCGTAACCTGGGTGTTCCATTCGGGCATACCCTGCTGGCTACCAAATCCATTCAGAAAGGCCTGGATAAGCTGATCCTGAACGAAGCCAAACTGCGCGAAGACCTGGAAAACAACTGGGCAGTAGTAGCGGAAGCCATTCAAACGGTATTGCGCCGCGAAAACTACCCACAGCCATACGAAGCCCTGAAAGAGTTGACCCGTGGCGGTGAACAGATCACACAGAAAAGCATGCATAAGTTTATTGACGGACTGAAAATCAGCGCAGCCCTGAAAAAAGAACTGAAAGCCATTACACCACACAACTACACTGGTTTGTGGGCGTTATAA
- a CDS encoding NADPH-dependent F420 reductase, translated as MKIGILGSGPVGLTLGKGLIQAGHHVTIGTRNPAKESLQQWLRKQGALALAGTFRQAAEFGELILICTSWMGTKKAIEAAGIWNFKRKTVVDVTNPLDGKGPDDSGRLNFVVGHNNSAGEQIQAWLPPDANVVKALSCIGHERMLHPVFEEGAPTMFIAGNNNPAKDTVRELLHQIGWDDVVDMGSIEICRSIEPLSILWAAYGFLNDSSGHAFKLLKR; from the coding sequence ATGAAAATTGGCATCCTGGGTAGTGGTCCTGTAGGTCTTACACTTGGTAAGGGGCTTATTCAAGCAGGCCATCATGTTACTATCGGCACCCGTAATCCTGCAAAGGAATCCCTGCAGCAATGGCTGCGAAAACAAGGGGCACTTGCACTGGCAGGCACTTTCCGCCAGGCCGCTGAATTCGGAGAGCTGATCCTCATCTGTACCAGCTGGATGGGTACAAAAAAAGCCATTGAAGCTGCCGGTATCTGGAATTTCAAACGTAAAACAGTCGTGGATGTTACCAATCCGCTGGATGGTAAAGGCCCGGATGACAGCGGGCGGCTGAACTTTGTGGTAGGGCATAACAACTCCGCCGGAGAACAGATTCAGGCCTGGTTACCGCCGGATGCCAATGTGGTAAAGGCATTAAGCTGTATCGGACACGAAAGGATGTTGCATCCCGTATTTGAAGAAGGCGCGCCTACCATGTTTATTGCCGGTAATAATAATCCGGCCAAGGATACGGTGCGGGAACTGCTGCACCAGATTGGCTGGGACGATGTGGTAGATATGGGAAGTATAGAGATCTGCCGCAGTATTGAACCCCTTTCTATTTTATGGGCAGCT
- a CDS encoding menaquinone biosynthetic enzyme MqnA/MqnD family protein: protein MERKVKVAAVSYLNTKPLLYGFRNHPVMEMMELSMDYPAKIAQQLIDGEVDVALVPVAIIPRLKEYHIIADYCIGAEGPVASVCLYSDVPLNEIKRIYLDYQSRTSVALLKVLVQEYWKLDVELVATTGDYQDKIKGTDAGLIIGDRALAQRKVSPFIYDLAESWMRFTSLPFVFAAWISNKPLPAEFTSAFNDATGAGTRNIPAVVAENPYELYDLTTYYIHNISYPLTPAKRQGMQRFLSYLFEKEPAAAIR from the coding sequence TTGGAACGGAAAGTAAAAGTTGCGGCTGTAAGTTATTTGAATACGAAGCCTTTATTGTATGGATTCAGGAATCATCCGGTGATGGAGATGATGGAATTGTCAATGGACTATCCGGCTAAAATAGCCCAGCAGCTGATAGATGGAGAAGTAGATGTAGCGCTGGTACCGGTAGCTATTATCCCCAGATTGAAGGAATATCATATTATAGCAGATTATTGTATTGGTGCGGAAGGACCTGTGGCATCTGTTTGTTTATATAGTGATGTACCGCTGAACGAGATAAAGCGTATTTACCTGGATTATCAAAGCCGTACCTCTGTGGCCTTACTCAAAGTATTGGTACAGGAGTACTGGAAGCTGGATGTAGAGCTGGTAGCGACTACCGGCGATTACCAGGATAAGATCAAAGGAACGGATGCGGGCCTCATTATAGGCGACCGTGCCCTGGCACAGCGGAAGGTATCGCCATTTATATATGACCTGGCCGAAAGCTGGATGCGTTTTACCAGCCTGCCTTTTGTATTTGCTGCCTGGATCAGCAACAAACCGTTGCCGGCGGAGTTTACCAGTGCATTTAACGACGCTACCGGCGCCGGTACCCGGAACATTCCTGCGGTAGTAGCGGAGAATCCTTATGAGCTGTACGATCTCACGACGTATTACATCCATAACATCAGCTATCCGCTGACACCGGCCAAACGCCAGGGTATGCAGCGGTTCCTGAGCTACCTGTTCGAAAAAGAACCGGCAGCCGCCATCCGATAA